The genomic interval ACCATCTTTTCACGAATCTTGCCGACAACTTCTTCGAGCAATTCGCCGAGTGTTGTACCAGGCCGATCGGGAGCAGGCTGAGCGAGCAATGCTTCTGGGGTGGCGGCGCCTGGCCCTTCGAGCAACTGCTTCACACATTGATCGGCCAGGAACAGGAAATCGTCAGCCTTGGCGACCGGAGCCGATTCGCATTGCAGTTCGATCATTGCCGCGTGCGAGCCATCTGCCGCAACGGCGACCCGAATCAAGCCTTCGCTCGTGGCGTTCTCGGCGCGCTTGAGCGTCACCTTCTTGTTCGATTCTTTCAGAATCTCAATCGCACGCTGCGGATCGCCTTGAGCCTCCGTGAGCGCCCGTTTGACTTCCATCATCGGCAAATTGGTCAGATCACGCAGTTCTTTGACTGCCTGAGCGGTGATCTCGGCCATGACTATCACTCCTCATTTGAACACTGAATGGCACTGGGAAACGACGACCGCTCGGGTCATCTGCATAGGACGGATGTCGAGGGGACGAGACTTCTACAGCCACAAAACTTACAGCCACAAAACAATTGTCGTGCAACTCTGCGGTCTCGGCAACGCATCATCCACGCGAACAGTGTAGCAGAAATACGACACCCGACCGCGTGAATGTAAGACTCCCCAACAACACCGGGAGGACTCGCTCGACAAGTGATTTCACTCGTCAAGCAGAGTCCTCGGTGGTTTTCTCGTGACGCACGTCACCCGCAAAATCGATCGTAAAATTACGATTGGATCGACGGACGAGCCTTGTATTGCTCTTCGAGCGGTTGCTCGACTTCTTCCTTCGGAACCTGATTGCGGCCTTCGGCGATCGCATCGGTCAGG from Schlesneria paludicola DSM 18645 carries:
- the tsf gene encoding translation elongation factor Ts; this translates as MAEITAQAVKELRDLTNLPMMEVKRALTEAQGDPQRAIEILKESNKKVTLKRAENATSEGLIRVAVAADGSHAAMIELQCESAPVAKADDFLFLADQCVKQLLEGPGAATPEALLAQPAPDRPGTTLGELLEEVVGKIREKMVLARVLRVDGPAGAYAHHDGKAGALFRASGDKKTAGVLRDVAMHVVALKPLVALHEELPAADVAAERTRLSAEAAASGKPANIVEKIVDGRMKTYYAEQGVLNFQLFAKDDSKTVSQALAEEGLKAVGFTRWLLGN